In Paenibacillus ihbetae, the following are encoded in one genomic region:
- a CDS encoding YebC/PmpR family DNA-binding transcriptional regulator, with protein sequence MGRKWNNIKEKKASKDANTSRVYAKFGVEIYVAAKKGEPDPESNRALKVVLERAKTYNVPKAIIDRALEKAKGSGDENYEELRYEGFGPNGSMIIVDALTNNVNRTASAVRAAFNKNGGNMGVSGSVTYMFDETAVFGVEGKTSEEVMDLLLEADLDVRDIIEEDQAVIVYAEPDQFHAVQEAFKNAGVTEFTVAELTMLAQNFVTLPEDGVAQFEKLIDALEDLEDVQQVYHNVEFED encoded by the coding sequence ATGGGCCGTAAATGGAATAATATTAAAGAGAAGAAAGCATCCAAGGATGCGAATACAAGTCGCGTGTATGCGAAGTTCGGCGTTGAAATTTATGTCGCCGCGAAGAAGGGTGAGCCGGATCCAGAATCCAACCGTGCACTGAAGGTCGTTCTGGAGCGTGCCAAAACATATAACGTGCCGAAAGCTATCATTGACCGTGCGCTCGAGAAAGCCAAAGGCAGCGGCGATGAGAACTATGAGGAGCTTCGTTATGAAGGCTTCGGGCCGAATGGCTCCATGATCATTGTCGATGCGCTGACGAACAATGTGAATCGTACAGCTTCCGCTGTACGCGCAGCGTTCAATAAAAACGGCGGCAATATGGGTGTCAGCGGATCGGTTACGTATATGTTCGATGAAACAGCCGTATTCGGCGTAGAGGGCAAAACTTCCGAGGAGGTTATGGACCTCCTGCTTGAAGCGGACCTGGACGTCCGTGACATTATTGAAGAGGATCAGGCTGTTATCGTTTATGCAGAGCCGGATCAATTCCATGCGGTTCAGGAAGCGTTCAAGAATGCAGGAGTAACCGAGTTTACGGTCGCCGAGCTGACGATGCTGGCGCAAAACTTCGTCACCTTGCCGGAAGATGGCGTAGCCCAGTTCGAGAAGCTGATCGATGCGTTGGAAGACCTCGAAGACGTCCAGCAGGTGTATCATAACGTGGAGTTTGAAGATTAG
- a CDS encoding tyrosine-type recombinase/integrase: MLLEDVYKEFLFDLEIKNYSIRTIKGYRNNNRAFLNFLINEFEVTEVEEVNTSHIKAYLRNLKDKGLSETYINGIQKNIRSFFRFNVEEGYIAEKRNPVLGLKWMKEPKVLIQTFNDDEVKRMLNVFKGDYYLSLRNKLILMFFVDLGIRNLELCTLSSLDVRDSVIKIHGKGNKERHLYISPLLKKYIIKYERVKEAYFKDKIMTDSNFFLSQNGKTLTVVAIEVIVKKAGVEAKVREHIRCSPHTLRHYYAQKQLRLGLDVYSLSRLLGHESTVITNRYLQSIQDEQIIELAKTTSPLMNL, from the coding sequence ATGTTATTAGAGGATGTTTACAAAGAGTTTCTATTTGATTTGGAGATCAAGAATTATAGTATCCGAACTATAAAAGGATATAGAAATAATAACAGAGCATTCTTAAATTTTTTAATTAATGAATTTGAAGTGACTGAAGTGGAAGAAGTTAATACTTCCCATATCAAAGCCTATCTTAGGAACTTAAAAGACAAAGGTTTATCTGAAACCTATATCAATGGAATACAAAAAAACATTCGTTCGTTTTTCCGTTTCAATGTAGAAGAAGGATATATTGCTGAAAAAAGAAATCCTGTTCTAGGTTTGAAGTGGATGAAGGAACCAAAGGTTCTAATTCAGACTTTCAATGATGATGAAGTGAAAAGGATGCTTAACGTTTTTAAAGGGGATTACTATTTAAGTTTACGAAATAAGCTAATTCTGATGTTCTTTGTGGACTTAGGAATCAGAAATTTGGAATTATGCACTCTTAGTTCTCTTGATGTAAGAGATAGTGTTATAAAGATCCATGGAAAAGGGAATAAGGAAAGACATTTATACATTTCACCTCTTTTGAAAAAGTACATTATCAAATACGAGAGAGTAAAAGAGGCATATTTTAAAGATAAAATCATGACTGATTCCAATTTTTTTCTATCCCAAAATGGTAAAACTCTTACTGTTGTTGCAATTGAGGTAATAGTCAAAAAAGCTGGAGTGGAGGCTAAGGTTCGAGAACACATTCGTTGCAGTCCTCATACACTGAGACATTACTATGCTCAAAAACAATTAAGATTAGGGTTAGATGTTTACAGTCTTAGCAGATTATTAGGACATGAGTCGACTGTAATCACTAATCGTTATCTACAGTCAATTCAAGATGAACAGATAATTGAGTTGGCAAAAACAACAAGTCCATTAATGAACTTGTAA
- a CDS encoding RNA ligase family protein yields the protein MFIEPMLLATAKTPFSDLHYIFEPKIDGHRLIYSQQKDTVRLYTRNNNDCTRQYPEINGTTNVLFPHDIVLDGEVACVDPATGISDFESVMIRFQAKKADKITGLTATLPSTFVIFDVLQYNGKDLRALRLMERKEILSTIPLPSSSFGIVPFIEGAGEALYTQIKERNMEGIVGKRKDSVYETGRRSDKWRKVINWSYSEVFITGYRKEEFGWLVAVSESHNAKIRPAGIIELGANPTHKKAFYNVVKPLIIGEDRNFVYVEPRIRARVKMRNWTRSGMLRSPVFIEFIV from the coding sequence ATGTTTATTGAACCGATGTTACTCGCAACAGCAAAAACCCCGTTCTCGGACTTGCACTATATATTCGAACCTAAAATCGATGGTCACCGCTTGATCTACTCGCAGCAGAAGGATACCGTCCGCCTATACACTCGGAATAACAACGATTGTACGCGTCAATATCCAGAAATAAACGGCACAACTAATGTTCTGTTTCCACATGACATCGTTTTGGACGGCGAAGTTGCATGCGTTGATCCAGCGACAGGCATCTCTGACTTCGAATCCGTTATGATACGCTTCCAGGCAAAGAAAGCGGATAAAATCACTGGATTAACTGCAACCCTACCATCCACTTTCGTTATATTCGACGTGTTGCAGTATAACGGTAAGGATCTCCGCGCGCTGCGGCTTATGGAGCGCAAAGAAATACTCTCGACTATTCCGTTGCCTTCCTCCAGTTTCGGCATTGTTCCATTCATAGAGGGAGCCGGCGAGGCGTTGTATACGCAGATTAAGGAGCGAAATATGGAAGGCATTGTCGGTAAACGAAAGGATAGTGTATATGAAACGGGGCGCCGATCAGATAAATGGCGCAAGGTTATTAACTGGTCGTACTCTGAAGTATTTATCACTGGATATCGCAAAGAAGAGTTCGGATGGCTGGTAGCCGTGTCTGAGTCACACAACGCAAAAATCCGACCAGCAGGTATTATTGAGTTAGGGGCAAATCCCACACATAAAAAGGCGTTTTATAACGTTGTAAAGCCGCTTATTATCGGAGAGGATCGCAATTTTGTTTATGTTGAGCCGCGGATTCGGGCGCGTGTGAAGATGAGGAACTGGACGCGATCAGGGATGTTACGGAGCCCAGTTTTTATTGAGTTTATTGTTTAG
- a CDS encoding helix-turn-helix domain-containing protein translates to MDILKEYYRARRLKGRIRITEIALAIGCTVGQISNWENDRGYMSKEKILMYMNYIDTKEKGGVVK, encoded by the coding sequence TTGGATATTTTAAAAGAGTATTACAGAGCAAGACGGCTAAAAGGAAGAATCAGGATAACAGAAATTGCTTTGGCAATAGGTTGTACAGTAGGACAGATTAGTAATTGGGAGAATGATAGAGGCTACATGTCAAAAGAGAAAATTTTGATGTACATGAATTACATTGACACAAAGGAGAAAGGTGGAGTCGTAAAATGA